A section of the bacterium genome encodes:
- a CDS encoding RidA family protein — protein MPKQTQSRIENKVLSCGPIDAVCSRVILPSRTETVLTACGQDAVGLEQWLHDELMTDQIRPVHRFVFAGDPYFQALGKAYLKEDGTLLRHKEAGLQEGGISSVQATAITGVELLTLRQDGRNVGVVYEDDQARYCRLSGVIPLDLTASREGQTRAVLEMLDWMLGTNGFQFTDTVRTWFYLDHLLDWYKGFNEVRTRFFEERGVFQKLVPASTGIGATNPWGAALTCDLLAIQPKSAEVRIEAVPSPLQNPALDYASSFSRAVEIQLPSCRSLLISGTASIDPAGKSQYEGDPARQIERTLDVVAALLESRGMTWRDVTRGIAYFADIADRTTFNAISRTRGLPGFPLALSHADVCRHDLLFELEVDAVKV, from the coding sequence ATGCCAAAACAAACTCAATCCCGAATCGAAAATAAAGTTCTCAGTTGCGGCCCCATTGATGCCGTGTGCTCACGGGTGATTCTGCCCTCCCGTACGGAAACCGTTCTGACGGCCTGCGGCCAGGATGCGGTCGGTCTCGAGCAGTGGCTGCATGACGAACTGATGACGGATCAGATCCGTCCGGTGCACCGCTTTGTGTTTGCCGGTGACCCCTATTTTCAGGCGTTGGGCAAGGCGTATCTGAAGGAGGATGGGACCCTGTTGCGGCACAAGGAGGCGGGCCTTCAAGAAGGGGGGATTTCCTCGGTTCAGGCGACGGCAATCACGGGGGTAGAGTTGTTAACCCTGCGCCAGGACGGGCGCAATGTCGGGGTGGTCTATGAAGATGACCAGGCCCGCTACTGCCGCTTGAGCGGGGTGATTCCGTTGGATTTGACCGCTTCCCGCGAAGGGCAGACGCGCGCCGTTCTGGAAATGCTGGATTGGATGCTCGGGACCAATGGCTTCCAGTTTACAGATACCGTACGTACCTGGTTCTATCTGGATCACCTGCTGGATTGGTACAAGGGTTTCAATGAGGTGCGGACGCGTTTTTTTGAAGAGCGCGGGGTATTCCAGAAACTGGTCCCGGCCAGCACCGGGATTGGCGCGACCAATCCCTGGGGCGCGGCCTTGACCTGTGACTTGCTGGCAATTCAACCCAAATCGGCGGAGGTCCGGATCGAGGCGGTCCCTTCTCCCCTCCAGAATCCGGCCTTGGATTACGCCAGTTCCTTCAGCCGTGCGGTGGAGATCCAGTTGCCCTCCTGCCGCAGTTTGCTGATCTCCGGTACGGCGAGCATTGATCCGGCGGGGAAATCCCAATATGAGGGGGATCCCGCCCGGCAGATCGAGCGGACTCTTGATGTGGTGGCCGCTTTGCTGGAGTCACGGGGAATGACCTGGCGGGATGTCACCCGGGGGATTGCGTATTTTGCGGATATCGCGGATCGCACCACCTTTAACGCTATCTCGCGAACCCGTGGCCTCCCTGGATTTCCTCTCGCCTTGTCGCATGCGGATGTTTGTCGTCATGATCTATTGTTTGAATTGGAAGTCGATGCCGTCAAAGTTTAG
- a CDS encoding DUF1501 domain-containing protein, translating to MKRQHAPNDMVGTAVSRRDFLGYGALGLAGLFLGRLLNTRANAGEAGVPKAVTRKQRAKSVIQIWLWGGPSHLDTFDPKPGAGRDYCGPYTKALATNVAGIELCQMLPQLAKMADKYALLRGMTHGNNSHETAAYMVQTGRKSDGGPVCPGIGSLVSYFKGPNGGYKGMLPPYITLTAPQGRFSEAGFLSSKYKPFSTGGDPGRDPFAVEGIVAENITDARQRERRDLLKGIDSFARTLQADAGVQGVEASQKQAYEMILGPAGKAFAIADEKPELRDRYGRTKFGQSCLLARRLVEREVPFITINHQGWDTHKQHFQTMGKKLPELDQGLSALLQDLSDRGLLDSTLVWVSGEFGRTPKIQWEPPWDGGRGHYGKAFSALVAGGGFRGGSVVGKTDERGETVIDRPIYPWDLMGSMYELLGIDPLAKLPHPQGLDVVVSPLANHAIPEKETGGLLREIM from the coding sequence ATGAAACGACAACACGCTCCAAATGACATGGTGGGAACAGCTGTTTCACGACGTGACTTTCTCGGGTACGGCGCGCTGGGGCTGGCGGGACTGTTTCTGGGCCGCCTGCTGAATACCCGGGCAAATGCGGGCGAAGCCGGGGTTCCGAAGGCCGTGACGCGAAAGCAACGGGCGAAGTCTGTCATCCAGATCTGGCTCTGGGGCGGGCCATCGCATCTGGACACCTTTGATCCCAAGCCGGGAGCCGGCCGGGATTATTGCGGACCGTACACGAAGGCGCTGGCTACCAATGTGGCGGGCATCGAGCTGTGTCAGATGCTGCCCCAGTTGGCCAAAATGGCTGACAAATATGCCTTGTTGCGCGGCATGACCCATGGGAATAACAGCCATGAGACGGCGGCTTACATGGTGCAGACGGGCCGGAAATCGGATGGAGGCCCCGTGTGTCCCGGGATTGGCTCCCTGGTCTCCTACTTCAAGGGGCCGAATGGGGGCTACAAGGGCATGCTTCCGCCCTACATCACGTTGACGGCCCCGCAGGGGCGTTTCTCTGAGGCCGGCTTCCTGAGTTCCAAATACAAGCCGTTTTCAACGGGCGGTGATCCCGGTCGTGATCCTTTCGCGGTAGAGGGGATTGTGGCTGAAAACATTACCGACGCGCGCCAGCGGGAACGGCGTGACCTGCTGAAAGGAATCGATAGTTTTGCGCGAACCCTGCAGGCGGATGCGGGGGTCCAGGGCGTTGAGGCCAGCCAGAAACAGGCTTACGAAATGATTCTGGGTCCGGCGGGGAAGGCGTTTGCCATTGCCGATGAAAAGCCGGAACTCCGGGACCGCTACGGACGGACCAAGTTCGGGCAGTCCTGTCTGCTCGCCCGCCGGCTGGTGGAGCGGGAAGTGCCGTTCATCACGATCAATCACCAGGGCTGGGATACCCACAAGCAACATTTTCAGACGATGGGCAAAAAGCTGCCCGAACTCGATCAGGGGCTTTCGGCCTTGCTGCAGGATCTTTCTGACCGCGGGCTACTGGACAGCACCCTGGTCTGGGTCAGTGGCGAATTCGGGAGAACCCCGAAAATCCAATGGGAACCGCCATGGGATGGGGGACGTGGGCATTATGGGAAGGCCTTTTCCGCCCTTGTGGCCGGGGGCGGCTTCCGGGGTGGCTCGGTTGTCGGGAAGACGGATGAACGGGGCGAAACCGTCATTGATCGGCCCATTTATCCGTGGGACTTGATGGGGAGTATGTATGAGTTGCTAGGTATTGATCCCCTGGCCAAACTGCCCCACCCGCAGGGGTTGGACGTGGTGGTGTCGCCTCTGGCGAATCATGCGATTCCGGAAAAGGAAACGGGCGGCTTGTTAAGGGAGATCATGTGA
- a CDS encoding radical SAM protein gives MNPFAASMARCELCPRQCGVNRADGQRGYCQAGGTVEVYRYGLHHGEEPPVSGPKGSGTVFFSRCTLKCVYCQNYPWSQEGQGRAVSVEKLAEILKSLALEGCHNWNLVSPTPWLPWIHEAWSRVVADGLSRPIVYNTSGFERVEQLKAMDGWVNVYLSDLRYAQEASAKAGSDGAGYVGASRAALLEMWRQTGPLKCDGAGVAERGTICRMLVLPGRAEEAVANLEWLAEAVGTGIPVSVMAQYTPAYKALNEAPWNRRPTQDEYGLVVEAMERLGFCEGWIQEYETPAQDSLVGFKMSPV, from the coding sequence GTGAATCCGTTTGCTGCATCCATGGCGCGTTGTGAGTTGTGTCCCCGGCAGTGCGGGGTCAACCGGGCGGACGGGCAGCGGGGATATTGCCAGGCGGGCGGAACCGTTGAGGTGTACCGGTACGGGCTGCATCACGGCGAGGAGCCGCCGGTCTCCGGACCCAAGGGATCCGGGACGGTCTTCTTCAGCCGGTGTACGTTGAAGTGTGTGTATTGTCAGAATTATCCCTGGAGCCAGGAGGGGCAGGGGCGTGCGGTTTCGGTTGAAAAATTGGCGGAAATACTGAAGTCGCTGGCGCTGGAGGGGTGTCATAATTGGAATCTGGTGAGCCCGACCCCCTGGCTGCCCTGGATCCATGAAGCATGGAGCCGTGTGGTTGCGGATGGACTCTCGCGGCCAATCGTGTATAACACAAGCGGTTTTGAGAGGGTTGAACAGCTTAAAGCGATGGACGGCTGGGTCAATGTGTACCTGTCGGACCTGAGATATGCGCAGGAGGCATCGGCGAAAGCCGGTTCGGATGGCGCGGGGTATGTCGGGGCATCGCGGGCGGCCTTGCTGGAAATGTGGCGCCAGACCGGCCCGTTGAAATGTGACGGGGCGGGGGTGGCGGAGCGGGGTACGATTTGCCGGATGCTGGTGTTGCCGGGCCGGGCCGAAGAGGCGGTGGCCAATCTGGAATGGCTGGCTGAAGCGGTGGGGACTGGGATCCCCGTGAGCGTGATGGCCCAGTATACGCCGGCATACAAGGCGCTGAATGAGGCGCCCTGGAATCGACGTCCGACGCAGGATGAGTATGGTTTGGTGGTTGAGGCAATGGAGCGGTTGGGGTTTTGTGAAGGCTGGATTCAGGAGTATGAAACCCCGGCGCAGGACAGTTTGGTGGGATTCAAGATGAGTCCGGTTTAA
- a CDS encoding YebC/PmpR family DNA-binding transcriptional regulator yields MSGHSKWKTIQHKKGAADAKRGKIFSKMAKELMVVAKAGGGSPDTNTALRNLIIRCKASSMPNENIDRAIKKGTGELASEVMEDITYEGFAAGGVGVVVKVLTDNKNRAAAELRHIFSKNGSSLAAPGSVSRGFKRRGQIFVDAKSIEEDKLMDIVLNAGADDMSLDGEQYEILTDPNAFQGVFDALEKAGIKTDDSAIRLVPETYTAVSDKTVAKAVMKFVDTLEDNDDVQDVYTNMDLDDSVLALISAE; encoded by the coding sequence ATGAGCGGTCATAGTAAGTGGAAGACAATTCAGCATAAGAAGGGCGCGGCGGATGCCAAGCGTGGTAAGATTTTCAGCAAGATGGCCAAGGAATTGATGGTTGTGGCCAAGGCGGGTGGCGGGAGTCCCGACACCAATACGGCCCTGCGCAACTTGATTATCCGTTGCAAGGCATCCAGTATGCCCAATGAAAACATTGACCGTGCCATCAAGAAGGGCACCGGCGAGCTGGCCTCCGAGGTCATGGAAGATATCACCTACGAAGGCTTTGCCGCAGGCGGCGTCGGCGTGGTGGTCAAGGTCCTGACCGACAACAAGAATCGTGCGGCGGCGGAACTTCGCCACATCTTCTCCAAGAACGGCTCGAGCCTCGCGGCGCCGGGATCCGTCTCCCGTGGCTTCAAGCGGCGCGGCCAGATCTTTGTGGATGCGAAGTCCATCGAAGAAGACAAATTGATGGATATCGTCCTGAATGCCGGTGCGGATGACATGAGCCTGGATGGCGAACAGTACGAGATCCTCACCGATCCCAACGCGTTTCAGGGAGTGTTTGATGCCCTCGAGAAGGCCGGCATCAAGACCGATGATTCAGCGATCCGGCTGGTTCCCGAAACGTACACGGCGGTCAGCGACAAGACGGTCGCTAAAGCGGTGATGAAGTTTGTGGACACGCTCGAAGATAACGATGACGTTCAGGACGTGTATACCAACATGGATCTGGATGACAGCGTTCTGGCGCTGATCTCGGCGGAATAA
- a CDS encoding sigma-70 family RNA polymerase sigma factor — protein MEAIVSAELLERARKGDVDAFLALFEESRPTIHAVAWRLVGPDEAEDMVMETYLRAWKSVPGFTGRSSVRTWLCRIAHNCSVDWLRKRRHVVQPLEAEDDEGEKGLQFADPRQREPSELMAGAELQAAINSALETVSAEHRAVLLLRFSDGLSYAEIAAATGVSIGTVMSRLFNGRRKLLKALAALGIKTAGGWI, from the coding sequence ATGGAGGCGATTGTATCAGCCGAGCTTCTTGAACGTGCCAGGAAGGGCGATGTGGATGCTTTCCTGGCATTGTTCGAGGAGTCGCGCCCGACCATTCATGCGGTGGCGTGGCGGCTGGTAGGGCCGGATGAGGCGGAAGACATGGTGATGGAAACCTATCTGCGGGCCTGGAAATCGGTTCCAGGCTTCACGGGTCGGTCGTCGGTCCGGACGTGGTTGTGCCGGATTGCGCATAACTGCTCGGTGGATTGGTTGCGGAAGCGACGTCATGTGGTTCAGCCGCTGGAAGCGGAGGACGATGAGGGGGAGAAGGGGCTTCAGTTTGCGGATCCCCGTCAACGTGAACCCTCCGAACTGATGGCGGGCGCTGAGCTTCAGGCGGCTATCAATTCTGCTCTGGAGACCGTGTCGGCCGAACATCGCGCGGTGTTGTTATTGAGATTTTCGGATGGCCTGAGTTACGCCGAGATTGCCGCGGCAACGGGAGTGTCGATCGGGACCGTGATGTCCCGGCTCTTTAATGGGCGGCGCAAACTCCTTAAGGCCTTGGCGGCTCTGGGAATAAAGACAGCAGGAGGATGGATATGA
- a CDS encoding transposase, with protein MSVDLYGSQNHLPFQRDKPAGEGNAPDGGKPARVDLAPDGLVPSGLKMGLATRPPRYTAHNLSSAFSLRYDWTGWPKEGTSLPPSAIDIARSLASLWEQDGLRLMEPHATAEKIQLLFSVTPAISPTFFTMRVKGRLQHALRKAGTPVQFSRKVSLRSLGENITAQVAGYLHRQVGKEGFVDPRFERIMSEFTVACPEVVLAEPAASSSGRYWYNLHVVLVVADRLRITNPVKLGLLRDAVFVVAERTGCQIAALAVMPDHVHAAVRGNYEMTPEEIALALQNGLAQALGCRVWQDGFYVGTFSEYDLDVIRRIVGKS; from the coding sequence ATGTCAGTGGATTTATATGGTTCGCAAAATCATCTTCCCTTCCAGCGGGACAAGCCCGCTGGAGAGGGTAACGCTCCCGATGGCGGCAAGCCTGCTAGGGTGGATCTTGCTCCCGATGGGCTTGTCCCATCGGGGCTGAAAATGGGCTTGGCTACACGACCGCCCCGCTATACCGCCCATAACCTCTCCAGCGCCTTCTCGCTGCGCTACGACTGGACGGGTTGGCCAAAGGAGGGAACCTCCCTGCCGCCTTCCGCAATTGATATCGCCCGCTCCCTAGCATCCCTGTGGGAGCAGGACGGACTCCGGCTCATGGAACCACACGCCACCGCCGAAAAAATCCAACTTCTCTTCAGTGTCACCCCTGCGATCAGCCCAACCTTTTTCACGATGCGGGTGAAGGGTCGGCTCCAGCATGCCCTGCGAAAAGCGGGAACACCGGTGCAATTTAGCCGCAAGGTGTCCTTGCGTAGCCTCGGCGAGAATATCACCGCGCAGGTGGCGGGGTATCTCCATAGACAGGTCGGCAAGGAAGGTTTCGTTGACCCGCGGTTTGAGAGGATTATGAGCGAATTCACCGTAGCGTGTCCGGAGGTTGTCCTGGCGGAGCCAGCCGCCTCGAGCAGCGGGCGATATTGGTATAACCTGCATGTCGTGCTGGTCGTGGCTGATCGGTTGAGAATCACGAATCCGGTGAAGTTGGGGCTACTGCGTGATGCCGTTTTTGTCGTGGCAGAACGGACGGGTTGCCAGATTGCGGCGCTGGCGGTGATGCCAGATCATGTGCATGCGGCTGTGCGGGGGAATTACGAGATGACACCGGAGGAGATTGCGCTTGCCTTGCAGAATGGTCTGGCGCAGGCGCTTGGGTGCCGGGTGTGGCAGGACGGGTTTTATGTGGGCACGTTTAGCGAGTATGACCTGGACGTTATCCGCCGTATCGTTGGGAAATCATAA
- a CDS encoding PQQ-binding-like beta-propeller repeat protein: protein MKRIFSIVVSMWLVMVLPGLAGSSMGWRGDATGRYPTATPPLAWSSTSNVVWNTRLPRFSNATPLLIKDRLVVCADPATLICLEAASGRILWQKTNGYEDVLSPVQLEQARQVYTNLNTSPKTHNVAGFTSPTPVTDGRRVYVVFGNGVAACYELDGTRVWARLVERPTHQWGHSASPLLIGGTLLVHVLKMTALDASTGNTLWATESPPGWGTAVAARIGAGDVVITPKGDILNLADGKKLARSVSKLDYCAPVVEGDKVYFVENGGKAIRLPSTISVPLTVETLWQTSPAADRYYASPVFYKDRLYAVNQKGVFSTIDALTGVVLNETKLELGGTCYPSVTLAGHCLFVSSDKGVTVVFDLDEGGKEVARNVLEPFRSSPVFDGTCLYIRTLAGIYCIGR from the coding sequence ATGAAGCGTATTTTCTCTATCGTGGTATCCATGTGGCTGGTTATGGTGCTCCCAGGGCTGGCCGGAAGTTCCATGGGGTGGCGGGGAGATGCCACCGGTCGTTATCCTACGGCCACACCTCCACTAGCCTGGTCGAGCACCAGCAATGTGGTGTGGAATACGCGGCTTCCCCGTTTCTCCAATGCGACGCCCTTGCTCATCAAGGACCGTTTAGTAGTCTGTGCGGATCCCGCCACGTTGATCTGTCTGGAGGCCGCCAGCGGCCGGATTCTCTGGCAAAAGACGAATGGATATGAGGACGTGCTTTCTCCGGTTCAACTTGAGCAGGCCCGCCAAGTCTACACCAATTTAAATACCTCGCCCAAGACCCATAACGTCGCAGGATTCACGTCTCCTACGCCGGTCACCGATGGACGTCGGGTGTATGTGGTGTTCGGGAATGGGGTGGCGGCCTGCTACGAATTAGATGGCACCCGGGTGTGGGCCCGGCTGGTGGAGCGGCCGACCCATCAATGGGGGCATAGTGCCTCCCCGCTGCTGATTGGCGGAACGCTCCTCGTGCATGTGCTTAAAATGACTGCGCTGGATGCCTCGACTGGGAACACGCTGTGGGCCACCGAATCACCGCCTGGATGGGGCACCGCTGTGGCCGCCCGGATTGGAGCCGGCGATGTGGTGATCACCCCCAAGGGCGATATCCTGAACCTCGCTGATGGCAAGAAACTGGCCCGCTCGGTCTCCAAGCTGGACTACTGTGCGCCGGTGGTGGAGGGGGACAAAGTCTATTTCGTGGAGAATGGCGGGAAAGCCATCCGCCTTCCCAGCACGATATCTGTGCCACTTACAGTTGAAACCCTCTGGCAGACCAGCCCGGCGGCGGATCGCTATTACGCGTCACCGGTGTTTTATAAGGACCGCCTCTATGCGGTTAACCAGAAAGGGGTGTTCAGCACGATCGATGCCTTGACCGGTGTGGTGTTGAACGAAACTAAACTGGAACTGGGCGGCACCTGTTATCCGAGCGTGACCTTGGCCGGACACTGTCTTTTTGTGAGCAGCGATAAAGGCGTGACGGTGGTGTTTGATCTGGATGAGGGCGGGAAGGAAGTGGCCCGCAACGTATTGGAACCCTTCCGGAGTTCCCCGGTATTTGACGGCACCTGTCTCTACATCCGGACCTTGGCCGGCATTTATTGTATCGGCCGGTGA
- a CDS encoding DUF1553 domain-containing protein produces MLKIVPLIIWLMVGACLPWVQGAERTNSIDTIVLSALKAKRIPPSDRCTDEVFIRRVFLDTIGTLPSPGEVRRFLADQDPAKRDKCIDLLLQRPEFAEYLGLKWGDLLRIKSEFPSNLWPNAVQTYDRWVRESFRANKPYDQFVRELLTASGSNFRAPPANFYRAFQDRSPRPIADNVALVFMGVRLSALGLSESQLLGFSAFFAKIGYKGTDEWKEEIVFFNPDGKLVNPADGKPVKPMALDGRVFDIPADQDPRAVFAHWLTAPENPWFARALVNRTWYWLLGRGIVHEPDDMRTSNPPWSPELLTFLEKEFVGHQFDIKPIYRLILTSRVYQFSSVPNRRNASDGSGFSHYRIRRIEAEPLLDAINQITGSGDKYTSSIPEPFTFLPDDQRAISLADGSIELPFLELFGRPSRNTSYESERVSAPSVFQAQHLLNSSHIQKKIEKSWVIRQLITAREKAIAKPDAQVLKQENQKLIEELYLRVLSRFPSAPESEIAESYLTSPKRNFNDSVNDLAWALMNSKEFILKH; encoded by the coding sequence ATGCTCAAAATAGTGCCATTAATCATTTGGCTGATGGTAGGCGCCTGCCTGCCTTGGGTGCAGGGGGCTGAGCGGACAAATTCAATCGATACCATTGTGTTATCGGCCTTAAAGGCCAAGCGGATCCCGCCCTCTGACCGGTGCACGGACGAGGTGTTCATCCGGCGCGTGTTTCTGGATACGATCGGGACGTTGCCCTCACCGGGTGAGGTGCGGCGGTTTCTCGCGGATCAGGATCCTGCCAAGCGGGATAAATGCATCGACCTGCTGCTTCAGCGGCCTGAATTTGCCGAGTATCTCGGGTTGAAGTGGGGGGATTTGTTGCGGATAAAGTCCGAATTTCCCAGTAACCTCTGGCCCAATGCGGTTCAAACCTATGATCGCTGGGTTCGTGAAAGCTTTCGCGCCAACAAACCCTACGACCAGTTCGTCAGGGAGTTATTGACCGCTTCCGGTAGTAATTTCCGCGCGCCTCCTGCGAATTTCTATCGCGCGTTCCAGGATCGTTCACCCCGGCCGATTGCCGACAATGTCGCCTTGGTCTTTATGGGGGTGCGCCTGTCGGCATTGGGCCTGTCAGAATCCCAGCTTCTGGGGTTCTCCGCGTTTTTTGCCAAAATCGGGTACAAGGGGACCGACGAGTGGAAGGAAGAGATTGTCTTTTTTAATCCGGACGGGAAGCTGGTGAATCCTGCCGATGGCAAGCCGGTCAAGCCCATGGCGCTGGACGGCCGGGTATTTGATATTCCTGCGGATCAGGATCCCAGGGCGGTATTCGCCCACTGGCTGACCGCCCCGGAGAATCCCTGGTTTGCCCGTGCCCTGGTGAACCGGACCTGGTACTGGCTGCTGGGGCGCGGCATTGTTCATGAACCGGACGATATGCGGACGTCCAATCCGCCCTGGAGTCCGGAGCTTCTTACCTTCCTGGAAAAGGAGTTCGTGGGACATCAGTTTGATATCAAGCCTATTTACCGGCTCATCCTGACCTCGCGCGTCTATCAGTTCTCTTCGGTGCCTAATCGACGGAATGCCTCCGATGGGTCCGGGTTTTCGCACTATCGGATCCGCCGGATAGAGGCGGAGCCTTTACTGGATGCCATCAACCAGATCACCGGATCGGGTGATAAATATACCAGCAGTATCCCTGAACCGTTTACGTTCCTGCCGGATGATCAGCGTGCGATCAGTTTGGCCGACGGGAGCATTGAGCTTCCTTTCCTGGAATTGTTCGGGCGTCCTTCGCGCAACACCTCCTATGAATCTGAACGGGTCTCCGCGCCCTCGGTGTTTCAGGCGCAACACCTGTTGAACTCCAGCCATATCCAGAAGAAGATCGAGAAAAGCTGGGTAATACGGCAGCTGATTACCGCGAGAGAGAAGGCGATCGCCAAGCCCGATGCCCAGGTGCTTAAGCAGGAAAACCAGAAGCTGATTGAGGAGCTTTATTTAAGAGTTCTCTCCCGATTCCCCTCTGCTCCTGAATCGGAGATCGCTGAATCCTATTTAACGTCGCCCAAACGAAATTTTAACGACTCTGTTAACGACCTGGCCTGGGCTCTGATGAATTCCAAGGAATTTATTTTGAAACACTAG
- the ruvA gene encoding Holliday junction branch migration protein RuvA, with the protein MITFLEGIIEEKEPTHVVLNVGGVGYEVVISLSSYDRLPVLGATVRLLTHDHIREDEHRLFGFMTADERRVFTLLLGVSGIGPKIALSALSGMTVREIKVAIKDGDVKRLSSISGIGKKTAERMVIELRDKFGAGEILAASATGGLNTESDVKLRDAVLALISLGYKRAEAQELVLGVIKQPNMTAATVEDIVRKSLAG; encoded by the coding sequence ATGATTACATTTCTTGAGGGGATCATTGAGGAGAAGGAGCCGACCCATGTGGTCCTGAATGTCGGCGGGGTGGGGTATGAGGTGGTCATCTCCCTGAGCAGTTATGACCGGCTCCCTGTGTTGGGGGCGACGGTGCGGTTATTGACGCACGACCACATCCGCGAGGACGAACACCGGTTGTTCGGTTTCATGACGGCGGATGAACGCCGGGTCTTCACGTTGTTGCTGGGCGTATCCGGGATTGGGCCCAAGATCGCCCTGTCCGCGCTGAGCGGCATGACGGTCCGGGAAATCAAGGTGGCGATCAAGGATGGCGATGTGAAGCGGCTGAGTTCCATCTCCGGAATCGGTAAAAAAACCGCTGAACGGATGGTGATTGAGTTGCGTGACAAATTCGGCGCTGGCGAGATCCTGGCCGCTTCCGCGACCGGCGGTCTCAACACGGAATCGGATGTAAAGCTGCGCGACGCGGTGCTGGCGTTGATTTCCCTTGGCTACAAGCGGGCCGAAGCCCAGGAGCTCGTATTGGGTGTCATTAAACAGCCCAACATGACCGCCGCCACGGTCGAAGACATCGTTCGCAAGTCCCTGGCGGGGTAG
- a CDS encoding ferritin family protein: MAELKGSKTEKNLQDAFAGESQARNKYSYFASTAKKEGYEQIAALFLETAEQEKTHAKLHFKALSGIGDTLANLKAAAGGEHEEWTEMYPRMAKEARAEGFDEIARLFEGIAKIEKEHEERYQALLKNLEEGKVFKKDVKVKWRCRECGFVYEGTSALAKCPVCQHPQAFFEIAATNY, from the coding sequence ATGGCAGAACTCAAAGGATCGAAGACGGAAAAGAATTTGCAGGACGCCTTTGCCGGCGAATCGCAGGCCCGCAACAAGTACTCCTATTTTGCCTCGACGGCGAAGAAGGAAGGTTATGAGCAGATTGCCGCGTTGTTCCTGGAGACCGCCGAACAGGAGAAAACCCATGCCAAGCTGCATTTCAAGGCATTGAGCGGCATTGGGGATACACTGGCGAATTTGAAGGCCGCAGCAGGTGGGGAGCATGAGGAATGGACCGAAATGTACCCCCGCATGGCCAAGGAAGCCCGGGCGGAAGGGTTTGATGAGATTGCCCGCCTTTTCGAGGGAATTGCCAAAATTGAGAAGGAGCATGAGGAGCGTTATCAGGCCCTGTTGAAGAATCTGGAAGAGGGTAAAGTCTTCAAGAAGGACGTCAAGGTCAAGTGGCGTTGCCGCGAATGCGGTTTTGTCTACGAGGGGACCAGCGCCTTGGCCAAGTGCCCGGTGTGCCAGCATCCCCAGGCCTTTTTCGAGATTGCGGCAACCAATTATTGA
- the ruvC gene encoding crossover junction endodeoxyribonuclease RuvC, translating into MLGIDTSLRSTGVGVVESLAGKMMAVEYGRIHNSDRLSLSECLRRIDGGIREIIARTKPELAAIEDIFFAKNARTAMVLGEARGVVIAVCATSGIPVYEYAPRRVKQSVTGIGSADKLQVRKMAMVVLGLKEEPQEDAGDALAIALCHFNSRNPIAELAPKPI; encoded by the coding sequence GTGCTCGGGATAGATACCTCGTTACGCTCAACAGGCGTGGGCGTGGTGGAGTCCCTTGCCGGCAAAATGATGGCGGTTGAGTACGGTCGGATCCACAACTCCGACCGTCTTTCTTTATCGGAGTGTCTCCGGCGGATTGATGGCGGGATCCGCGAGATCATTGCGCGGACCAAGCCTGAACTGGCCGCGATCGAGGATATTTTCTTTGCCAAAAATGCCCGCACGGCCATGGTGCTGGGTGAGGCGCGGGGTGTGGTGATTGCGGTCTGCGCGACGTCCGGAATTCCGGTCTACGAATATGCACCGCGCCGGGTGAAGCAGTCCGTCACCGGGATTGGTTCCGCCGACAAGCTGCAGGTTCGCAAAATGGCCATGGTGGTGCTCGGGTTGAAAGAGGAGCCGCAGGAGGACGCCGGGGATGCCCTGGCGATCGCCCTGTGCCATTTCAACAGCCGCAACCCGATTGCGGAATTGGCCCCGAAGCCCATCTAG
- a CDS encoding glycine zipper domain-containing protein, whose translation MKKTMILKTAGVAVAGLMMMGCSTPQYQENPSTFNQAAIGAALGAIAGGIIGNNSHGAFGNGEGAVAGAAIGGLLGGAMGHQTDKSNTQMGHMNAQVNAANEAANTTIVNVKNSNGSYTPVTLRRVGNQYAGPRGEYYPSMPTEDQLKIAYGF comes from the coding sequence ATGAAAAAAACAATGATTCTCAAAACGGCAGGCGTGGCAGTGGCTGGACTCATGATGATGGGGTGCTCCACCCCGCAATATCAGGAAAATCCGTCCACGTTCAATCAGGCCGCCATTGGGGCCGCTTTAGGGGCCATTGCGGGCGGTATCATCGGTAATAACAGCCACGGCGCATTCGGAAACGGCGAAGGAGCTGTTGCCGGAGCGGCGATTGGCGGACTTCTCGGAGGCGCCATGGGGCACCAGACCGACAAATCGAATACTCAAATGGGCCATATGAATGCCCAAGTGAATGCCGCAAACGAAGCGGCCAATACCACGATCGTCAACGTGAAGAACTCCAACGGGTCCTATACCCCTGTGACCCTACGTCGGGTGGGCAATCAATATGCCGGTCCGCGGGGTGAATATTACCCGTCAATGCCGACGGAAGATCAGCTGAAAATCGCGTACGGATTCTAA